The proteins below come from a single Kitasatospora sp. NBC_00315 genomic window:
- a CDS encoding SDR family NAD(P)-dependent oxidoreductase: MVNPVVLVTGAASGIGEATVRLYAERGHRVVAVDVDEEGLAKLAVLDGVATLAGDVSTEETNEGAVRLALERFGRLDAAVLNAGIGGAGPLESAGAIERFDRLFAVNVRGVALGIRAAVPALRAVGGGAIVATSSVSGLRGDPGTWGYNATKAAVINLVRGAAIDYAAEQIRINAIAPGGTVTAMTGSQVADPRFSRAITSKIPLQRWAVAREQAEVIWFLTSPAASYVTGVTLPVDGGLTANGGILAPPPARNS, translated from the coding sequence ATGGTCAACCCGGTAGTTCTGGTCACCGGCGCGGCGTCCGGTATCGGCGAGGCGACGGTACGGCTGTACGCGGAACGCGGGCACCGCGTGGTCGCGGTGGACGTCGACGAGGAGGGGCTGGCCAAGCTCGCGGTCCTGGACGGTGTCGCGACCCTGGCGGGGGACGTCTCGACCGAGGAGACGAACGAAGGCGCGGTGCGCCTGGCCCTGGAGCGGTTCGGCCGCCTGGACGCGGCCGTGCTGAACGCCGGGATCGGCGGGGCCGGCCCGCTGGAGTCGGCGGGCGCGATCGAGCGCTTCGACCGTCTGTTCGCGGTCAACGTGCGCGGCGTCGCCCTGGGCATCCGGGCGGCCGTCCCGGCCCTGCGGGCGGTCGGCGGCGGGGCGATCGTGGCCACCTCCTCGGTCTCCGGCCTGCGCGGGGATCCCGGCACCTGGGGCTACAACGCGACCAAGGCCGCGGTGATCAACCTGGTGCGCGGCGCGGCCATCGACTACGCGGCCGAGCAGATCCGGATCAACGCGATCGCTCCCGGCGGCACGGTGACCGCGATGACCGGCAGCCAGGTCGCGGACCCCCGGTTCTCCCGCGCGATCACCAGCAAGATCCCGCTCCAGCGCTGGGCGGTGGCGCGGGAGCAGGCCGAGGTGATCTGGTTCCTGACCTCCCCGGCCGCCTCCTACGTCACCGGGGTGACCCTCCCGGTGGACGGCGGTCTGACCGCCAACGGCGGCATCCTGGCGCCGCCGCCCGCCCGCAACTCCTGA
- a CDS encoding ester cyclase, with product MSTEDNKALVRRYYHELVSGQRIDLLAELVAEDAADETRVGPGGSGTRDDFREHLEVLWANVPDVRATVEDLVAEDDRVIAFWRIEGTHAGPVFGVPATGKPFSGFSISTLTVRDGQVVRYNVLPDRLGIISQLGGSVR from the coding sequence ATGAGCACCGAGGACAACAAGGCGCTGGTTCGTCGTTACTACCACGAGCTGGTCAGCGGGCAGCGGATCGATCTGCTGGCGGAGCTGGTCGCCGAGGACGCCGCCGACGAGACCCGGGTCGGTCCCGGCGGCTCCGGCACCCGGGACGACTTCCGCGAGCACCTGGAGGTGCTCTGGGCGAACGTCCCGGACGTGCGCGCCACCGTCGAGGACCTGGTGGCCGAGGACGACCGGGTGATCGCCTTCTGGCGCATCGAGGGCACCCACGCTGGCCCGGTCTTCGGAGTGCCGGCCACCGGAAAGCCGTTCAGCGGCTTCAGCATCAGCACGCTGACCGTCCGGGACGGCCAGGTGGTGCGCTACAACGTGCTGCCCGACCGCCTGGGCATCATCAGCCAGCTGGGCGGCTCGGTCCGCTGA
- a CDS encoding nuclear transport factor 2 family protein, with amino-acid sequence MAEELTLHQISDIRRLFALFAHVFDNGEVDALDQVFAEDGVIELARTGTVFQGLAAIRAFNLSLGEHSPDHHTLDTVLSVDEDGTVRGRSRYLAILPDGSVHNGDYFDVLVHTARGWRIAHRRSVPRYPLVGPH; translated from the coding sequence ATGGCCGAAGAACTGACGCTCCATCAGATATCCGACATCCGAAGGCTGTTCGCCCTGTTCGCGCACGTCTTCGACAATGGTGAGGTCGACGCGCTCGACCAGGTCTTCGCCGAGGACGGCGTGATCGAGCTGGCCCGTACCGGCACCGTCTTCCAGGGGCTGGCCGCCATCCGGGCGTTCAACCTGAGCCTGGGGGAGCACTCCCCGGACCACCACACCCTGGACACCGTGCTGTCGGTGGACGAGGACGGCACGGTGCGCGGGCGCAGCCGCTATCTGGCGATCCTGCCCGACGGCAGCGTCCACAACGGCGACTACTTCGACGTCCTGGTGCACACCGCGCGGGGCTGGCGGATCGCCCACCGCCGCTCCGTCCCGCGCTACCCGCTGGTGGGCCCGCACTGA
- a CDS encoding ABC transporter substrate-binding protein — MPRSVPRPSALLAAAAAGTLLLAGCASTGGTVGDSAGASAKPVEGGSLTYAVDTEPVSFDIHASSQDITGAIQRNVFDSLVRQDDAGEFHAWLAKTWEVAPDLKSYTFHLREDVKFTDGTVFDAEAVKINFDRIVAKDTKSQYASSLIGPYTGTDVIDAHTVKVNFSEPFAPFLQAASTPYLGFYSPATIKANGPKLGSGGAVDIGTGPFVFSGYTKGQSAVLTKNPDYAWAPEGSAHQGPAHLDKLTVRFLSESSVRIGALNSGQVQVADAVPPADVKTLKADSRIRLITKDAPGANYGLVLNTTQAPLDDPAVRKAIQRGIDVDTDVKSVYFGVYQRAWSPISPSTPFYDPSLEKSWPYDQAQSNSLLDQAGWTARDADGYRTKDGRRLTVEWPLMPAEYIRDQRDTLGSAIQADLKKIGVEITRPRLDIGTYIKKVYAGEEGIADYSWARFEPDVLRLYFNSASDPRKGGQNATFYKDADLDTWTDAGKSTTDKAVRQDVYAKTQKRAIDLALYVPLYVRTAVAGTTADVHDVKSDPNTWLNFYDAWLGK, encoded by the coding sequence ATGCCCAGATCCGTCCCCCGACCGTCAGCCCTGCTCGCCGCCGCCGCGGCCGGGACCCTCCTCCTCGCGGGGTGCGCTTCCACCGGAGGCACGGTCGGCGACAGCGCCGGCGCCTCGGCGAAGCCCGTCGAGGGGGGATCGCTCACCTACGCCGTGGACACCGAGCCGGTCTCCTTCGACATCCACGCCAGCTCGCAGGACATCACCGGCGCCATCCAGCGCAACGTCTTCGACTCGCTCGTCCGCCAGGACGACGCGGGCGAGTTCCACGCCTGGCTGGCGAAGACCTGGGAGGTCGCGCCCGACCTCAAGAGCTACACCTTCCACCTGCGCGAGGACGTGAAGTTCACCGACGGCACGGTCTTCGACGCCGAGGCCGTGAAGATCAACTTCGACCGCATCGTGGCGAAGGACACCAAGTCCCAGTACGCCTCCAGCCTGATCGGCCCCTACACCGGCACGGACGTCATCGACGCGCACACCGTGAAGGTCAACTTCTCCGAGCCGTTCGCGCCGTTCCTCCAGGCCGCCAGCACCCCCTACCTGGGCTTCTACTCCCCGGCCACGATCAAGGCGAACGGCCCGAAGCTGGGTTCGGGCGGCGCGGTGGACATCGGCACCGGCCCGTTCGTGTTCAGCGGCTACACCAAGGGCCAGAGCGCGGTGCTCACCAAGAACCCCGACTACGCCTGGGCCCCGGAGGGCTCCGCGCACCAGGGTCCGGCCCACCTGGACAAGCTCACGGTGCGGTTCCTGAGCGAGAGTTCGGTCCGCATCGGCGCCCTGAACAGCGGCCAGGTGCAGGTCGCCGACGCCGTCCCGCCGGCCGACGTGAAGACCCTCAAGGCCGACTCCCGGATCCGGCTGATCACCAAGGACGCGCCCGGCGCCAACTACGGCCTGGTGCTGAACACCACGCAGGCCCCGCTCGACGACCCGGCGGTCCGCAAGGCGATCCAGCGCGGCATCGACGTCGACACCGACGTGAAGAGCGTGTACTTCGGGGTGTACCAGCGCGCCTGGAGCCCGATCTCCCCGAGCACGCCGTTCTACGACCCGTCGTTGGAGAAGAGCTGGCCGTACGACCAGGCGCAGTCCAACAGCCTGCTGGACCAGGCCGGTTGGACGGCCCGCGACGCGGACGGCTACCGCACCAAGGACGGCAGGCGGCTCACCGTCGAGTGGCCGCTGATGCCCGCCGAGTACATCCGCGACCAGCGCGACACCCTGGGCAGCGCGATCCAGGCCGACCTGAAGAAGATCGGCGTCGAGATCACCCGCCCCCGCCTGGACATCGGCACCTACATCAAGAAGGTCTACGCCGGCGAGGAGGGCATCGCCGACTACAGCTGGGCCCGCTTCGAGCCGGACGTCCTGCGGCTGTACTTCAACAGCGCCAGCGACCCCCGCAAGGGCGGCCAGAACGCCACCTTCTACAAGGACGCGGATCTCGACACCTGGACCGACGCGGGCAAGTCGACCACCGACAAGGCCGTGCGCCAGGACGTCTACGCCAAGACCCAGAAGCGCGCCATCGACCTGGCGCTGTACGTGCCGCTCTACGTCCGCACCGCCGTGGCGGGCACCACCGCCGACGTGCACGACGTGAAGTCCGACCCCAACACCTGGCTGAACTTCTACGACGCCTGGCTCGGTAAGTGA
- a CDS encoding ABC transporter permease — MSPLPLLGAIAKRLAAAAAVLLGAATVAFAALQLIPGDPVTVMLGPGTVATPEIKAQIRAQYGLDQPLALQYLHYLGNLLRGDLGESYQLQRPVADLIGEQLWPTVQLALAALALAVLLAVTTAVATAGRRPALRALATLLELLTVSSPSYWIGILLLTAFSFQLRIFPVAGDQDLSALVLPALTLALPLTGVLAQVLREGLETALGRPFAVTARSRGLSVTAVRLRHALRHAAVPLVTLTGWLTGSLLGGAVLVETVFARPGIGALTLQGTTNKDMPLVIGVVLLSALVFVVLSTLVDLLYTVIDPRLRTG; from the coding sequence ATGAGCCCCCTCCCCCTGCTCGGCGCGATCGCGAAGCGGCTGGCCGCAGCCGCGGCGGTGCTGCTCGGAGCCGCCACGGTGGCCTTCGCCGCGCTGCAGCTGATCCCCGGTGACCCGGTGACCGTGATGCTCGGGCCCGGCACGGTCGCGACGCCCGAGATCAAGGCGCAGATCAGGGCGCAGTACGGGCTCGACCAGCCGCTCGCCCTGCAGTACCTGCACTACCTGGGCAACCTGCTCCGGGGCGATCTCGGCGAGTCGTACCAGCTGCAGCGGCCGGTCGCGGATCTGATCGGCGAGCAGCTCTGGCCCACCGTCCAACTCGCTCTGGCCGCGCTGGCGCTGGCCGTCCTGCTCGCGGTTACCACCGCGGTGGCGACGGCCGGCCGCCGGCCGGCGCTGCGGGCCCTCGCCACCCTGCTCGAACTGCTGACCGTCTCCAGCCCCTCGTACTGGATCGGGATCCTGCTGCTCACCGCCTTCTCGTTCCAGTTGCGGATCTTCCCGGTGGCGGGGGACCAGGACCTCTCCGCGCTGGTGCTGCCGGCCCTCACGCTGGCGCTGCCGCTGACCGGCGTCCTGGCCCAGGTGCTGCGCGAGGGGCTGGAGACGGCCCTCGGCCGGCCGTTCGCGGTCACCGCCCGTTCGCGCGGGCTCAGCGTCACCGCCGTCCGGCTGCGGCACGCGCTGCGGCACGCGGCCGTGCCGCTGGTGACCCTCACCGGCTGGCTGACCGGCTCGCTGCTCGGCGGCGCCGTCCTGGTGGAGACCGTCTTCGCGCGGCCCGGCATCGGCGCGCTCACCCTGCAGGGAACCACCAACAAGGACATGCCGCTGGTGATCGGTGTGGTGCTGCTGTCGGCCCTGGTGTTCGTCGTGCTGTCCACCCTGGTCGATCTGCTCTACACCGTCATCGACCCGCGACTGAGGACCGGTTGA
- a CDS encoding ABC transporter permease — protein sequence MTSLFAAPPRPAARPRRRLPRPPGGPVLVLACVVLALIVLAAVAPGLFTGTSPIETDPVHALTPPGAEHWFGTDQLGRDLFSRVLYGARPSLLLGLGATVLAVAGGALLGVAAALGGPYADQVLMRITDILLSLPPILLALLGVIVLGTGSGNVAAAIAIAFVPGYARIVRAETLVVRRSGYVEAAVGLGLPRPLLIVRHVLPNALGPMLVLATVGFGASLIAASGLSFLGLGPEPPSPEWGAMLSQGRGFLQSAWWVGVFPGAAITLTALVVNAVGRRAQARFTRRTTR from the coding sequence ATGACCTCGCTCTTCGCCGCCCCGCCCCGGCCCGCCGCCCGTCCGCGCCGCAGGCTGCCGCGTCCGCCCGGCGGCCCGGTCCTCGTCCTCGCCTGCGTCGTCCTCGCCCTGATCGTGCTGGCCGCCGTCGCGCCGGGCCTGTTCACCGGCACCTCGCCGATCGAGACCGACCCGGTGCACGCCCTCACCCCACCCGGCGCCGAGCACTGGTTCGGCACCGACCAGCTGGGCCGCGACCTCTTCTCCCGGGTGCTGTACGGCGCCCGGCCCTCGCTGCTGCTGGGCCTGGGCGCCACCGTGCTCGCGGTGGCCGGCGGCGCGCTGCTCGGCGTCGCGGCCGCGCTCGGCGGGCCGTACGCCGACCAGGTGCTGATGCGGATCACCGACATCCTGCTGTCGCTGCCGCCGATCCTGCTCGCCCTGCTCGGCGTCATCGTGCTCGGCACCGGCTCGGGCAATGTCGCCGCCGCCATCGCGATCGCGTTCGTCCCCGGCTACGCCCGGATCGTGCGGGCCGAGACGCTGGTGGTCCGCCGCTCCGGCTACGTCGAGGCCGCGGTCGGACTCGGCCTGCCGCGCCCGCTGCTGATCGTGCGGCACGTCCTGCCCAACGCGCTCGGCCCGATGCTGGTGCTCGCCACCGTCGGCTTCGGGGCCTCACTGATCGCCGCCTCCGGCCTGAGCTTCCTCGGCCTCGGGCCCGAACCGCCGTCACCGGAGTGGGGCGCGATGCTCTCCCAGGGGCGCGGCTTCCTCCAGAGCGCCTGGTGGGTCGGGGTGTTCCCGGGCGCCGCGATCACTCTCACGGCGCTCGTCGTGAACGCCGTGGGCCGCCGCGCGCAGGCCCGATTCACCAGGAGGACCACCCGATGA